The following are encoded in a window of Labrus bergylta chromosome 16, fLabBer1.1, whole genome shotgun sequence genomic DNA:
- the LOC109983052 gene encoding neurogenic differentiation factor 2: protein MLTRLFSDPSLLPDVQKYSGWAEDSEGDDSIIKEEDQDTQDDMDGSDLRGDSRTQSEHAGEDDEVDEVDEEDDGEDTEGDRPKKRGPKKRKMTPARIERTKVRRTKANARERTRMHDLNSALDNLRKVVPCYSKTQKLSKIETLRLAKNYIWALSEILRSGKRPDLVAYVQTLCKGLSQPTTNLVAGCLQLNSRNFLTEQQCPDGGRYGSGSLSMHSYQYQCARLSSPHCPPGSNSHPLRTHGYCSTYDSAYGGGGSPEYNSPDYEGPLSPPLCVNGNFSLKHQGSASPDNEKGYHYSMHYSGLPGSRPSGAHNLVFGSSGPRSGIHSENALPYHDMHLHHERAPVYDELNAFFHN, encoded by the coding sequence ATGTTGACGAGGCTTTTCAGCGACCCCTCGCTGCTACCCGATGTGCAGAAATACTCCGGCTGGGCTGAGGACAGCGAAGGAGATGACTCAATCATTAAAGAAGAGGACCAAGACACACAGGACGATATGGATGGGTCTGATCTGAGAGGAGACAGTCGGACGCAATCCGAGCACGCCGGAGAGGACGACGAAGTTGATGAGGTGGATGAAGAGGATGACGGAGAGGATACAGAGGGTGATAGGCCCAAAAAAAGGGGCCCTAAGAAGCGCAAAATGACCCCGGCCCGGATCGAGCGCACCAAGGTGCGGCGGACAAAGGCCAACGCAAGGGAGCGGACTCGCATGCACGACCTGAACTCCGCGCTCGACAATCTGCGTAAAGTGGTGCCATGCTactccaaaacacaaaaactttcAAAAATCGAGACACTGCGGTTAGCCAAGAACTATATATGGGCCCTTTCGGAGATACTGCGCTCCGGGAAAAGGCCGGATCTTGTGGCCTACGTCCAGACGCTGTGTAAGGGACTCTCCCAGCCCACGACCAATCTCGTGGCAGGATGCTTGCAGCTTAACTCCCGTAACTTCCTAACTGAGCAGCAGTGTCCGGACGGGGGCAGGTACGGGTCCGGCTCCCTCTCCATGCATTCCTACCAATACCAGTGCGCGCGTCTCTCCAGCCCCCACTGCCCACCGGGCTCGAATTCGCACCCGCTGAGGACGCACGGTTACTGCTCGACCTACGACTCTGCGTACGGTGGGGGCGGATCCCCGGAGTACAACAGCCCCGACTACGAGGGGCCGCTTAGCCCGCCTCTCTGCGTCAACGGGAACTTTTCCCTGAAACACCAAGGATCTGCTTCCCCCGACAACGAGAAAGGGTACCACTACTCTATGCATTACTCCGGCCTGCCGGGCTCCAGACCCAGCGGGGCCCACAACCTGGTGTTCGGCTCCTCTGGGCCCCGGAGCGGCATTCACTCTGAAAACGCCCTGCCTTACCACGACATGCACTTACACCACGAACGGGCCCCTGTGTACGATGAACTGAACGCGTTTTTTCACAATTAG